In Saimiri boliviensis isolate mSaiBol1 chromosome 12, mSaiBol1.pri, whole genome shotgun sequence, one genomic interval encodes:
- the ZNF37A gene encoding zinc finger protein 37A isoform X4 has product MKVDEFNKGRKCFCDEKHKIVHSEEEPYEYNKNRNGFWLNEDLIWHQKIKNWEQPFEYDECGKAFSENSLFLVHKRAYTGQKTCKYIEHGKTCDMPFFTTHQQTHPRENHYECNECGESICEESILLEHQSVYPFSQKLNLTPIQRTHSTDNIIEYNECGTFLSEKLVLHVQQRTPTGEKPYECHECGKTFTQKSAHTRHQRIHTGGKPYECHECGKNFYKNSDLIKHQRIHTGEKPYGCHMCGKSFSEKSTLTQHQRTHTGEKPYECHECGKTFSFKSVLTVHQKTHTGEKPYECYECGKAFLRKSDLIKHQRIHTGEKPYECNECGKSFSEKSTLTKHLRTHTGEKPYECIQCGKFFCYYSGFTEHLRRHTGEKPFGCNECGKTFRQKSALIVHQRTHVRQKPYGCKECGKSFCVKSKLIAHHRTHTGEKPYECNVCGKSFYVKSKLTVHHRTHLGRNPINVVK; this is encoded by the coding sequence ATGAAGGTTGATGAGTTTAACAAAGGCAGAAAATGTTTCTGTGATGAAAAGCATAAAATAGTTCATTCTGAAGAGGAACcttatgaatataataaaaataggaatgGCTTCTGGCTTAATGAAGACCTCATTTGgcatcagaaaattaaaaattgggaGCAACCCTTTGAATATGatgaatgtgggaaagctttcTCTGAGAATTCACTCTTCCTTGTACACAAGAGAGCCTACACAGGACAGAAAACCTGCAAATATATTGAACATGGAAAAACCTGTGACATGCCATTTTTCACTACTCATCAGCAAACACATCCAAGAGAGAACCActatgaatgtaatgaatgtggagAAAGTATCTGTGAGGAATCCATTCTCCTTGAACATCAGAGTGTTTACCCATTCAGTCAGAAGTTAAACCTCACTCCAATTCAGAGAACCCACTCAACTGACAATATTATTGAATATAATGAATGTGGAacttttttaagtgaaaaattagTCCTTCATGTACAACAGAGAACACCTACAGGAGAAAAACCTTATGAATGTCATGAATGTGGAAAAACCTTCACTCAGAAGTCAGCCCACACAAGACATCAGAGAATACACACAGGAGGAAAACCCTATGAATGTCATGAATGTGGGAAAAACTTCTATAAGAATTCAGACCTCATTAAACATCAAAGAATTCATACAGGGGAGAAACCTTATGGATGTCATATGTGTGGGAAATCCTTCAGTGAAAAGTCAACCCTTACTCAACATCAGAGAacacacacaggggagaaacCATATGAATGTCATGAATGTGGTAAAACCTTCTCATTTAAGTCAGTCCTTACTGTGCatcagaaaacacacacaggggagaagccctatgaatgctatgaatgtgggaaagcctttctCAGAAAATCAGACCTCATTAAACATCAAAGAATTCACACAGGAGAAAAACCTTATGAATGCAATGAGTGTGGGAAATCATTCTCTGAGAAGTCAACTCTTACTAAACATCTAAGAACTCACACAGGtgagaaaccttatgaatgtatTCAGTGTGGAAAATTTTTCTGCTACTACTCTGGTTTCACAGAACATCTTAGAAGACACACAGGGGAGAAACCTTTTGgatgtaatgaatgtgggaaaaccTTTCGTCAGAAGTCAGCCCTAATTGTTCACCAGAGAACTCATGTAAGACAGAAACCCTATGGatgtaaagaatgtggaaaatCATTCTGTGTGAAGTCAAAACTCATTGCACATCATAGAacacacacaggggagaaaccctatgaatgtaatgtTTGTGGAAAATCATTCTATGTTAAGTCAAAACTCACTGTACATCACAGAACACACTTGGGGAGAAACCCTATCAATGTAGTTAAGTGA
- the ZNF37A gene encoding zinc finger protein 37A isoform X2, giving the protein MITAQGPVSFRDVTVGFTQEEWQHLDPAQRTLYRDVMMENYSHLVSVGYCIPKPEVILKLEKGEEPWILEEKFPSQSHLELINASRNYSRMKVDEFNKGRKCFCDEKHKIVHSEEEPYEYNKNRNGFWLNEDLIWHQKIKNWEQPFEYDECGKAFSENSLFLVHKRAYTGQKTCKYIEHGKTCDMPFFTTHQQTHPRENHYECNECGESICEESILLEHQSVYPFSQKLNLTPIQRTHSTDNIIEYNECGTFLSEKLVLHVQQRTPTGEKPYECHECGKTFTQKSAHTRHQRIHTGGKPYECHECGKNFYKNSDLIKHQRIHTGEKPYGCHMCGKSFSEKSTLTQHQRTHTGEKPYECHECGKTFSFKSVLTVHQKTHTGEKPYECYECGKAFLRKSDLIKHQRIHTGEKPYECNECGKSFSEKSTLTKHLRTHTGEKPYECIQCGKFFCYYSGFTEHLRRHTGEKPFGCNECGKTFRQKSALIVHQRTHVRQKPYGCKECGKSFCVKSKLIAHHRTHTGEKPYECNVCGKSFYVKSKLTVHHRTHLGRNPINVVK; this is encoded by the exons ATGATCACAGCCCAg GGACCAGTGTCATTTAGGGATGTGACTGTGGGCTTTACTCAAGAGGAGTGGCAGCATCTGGACCCTGCTCAGAGGACCCTGTACAGAGATGTGATGATGGAGAACTACAGCCACCTTGTCTCAGTAG GGTATTGCATCCCTAAACCGGAAGTAATCCTCAAGTTGGAGAAAGGCGAGGAGCCATGGATATTAGAGGAAAAATTTCCAAGCCAAAGTCATCTGG AATTAATTAATGCCAGTAGAAACTATTCAAGAATGAAGGTTGATGAGTTTAACAAAGGCAGAAAATGTTTCTGTGATGAAAAGCATAAAATAGTTCATTCTGAAGAGGAACcttatgaatataataaaaataggaatgGCTTCTGGCTTAATGAAGACCTCATTTGgcatcagaaaattaaaaattgggaGCAACCCTTTGAATATGatgaatgtgggaaagctttcTCTGAGAATTCACTCTTCCTTGTACACAAGAGAGCCTACACAGGACAGAAAACCTGCAAATATATTGAACATGGAAAAACCTGTGACATGCCATTTTTCACTACTCATCAGCAAACACATCCAAGAGAGAACCActatgaatgtaatgaatgtggagAAAGTATCTGTGAGGAATCCATTCTCCTTGAACATCAGAGTGTTTACCCATTCAGTCAGAAGTTAAACCTCACTCCAATTCAGAGAACCCACTCAACTGACAATATTATTGAATATAATGAATGTGGAacttttttaagtgaaaaattagTCCTTCATGTACAACAGAGAACACCTACAGGAGAAAAACCTTATGAATGTCATGAATGTGGAAAAACCTTCACTCAGAAGTCAGCCCACACAAGACATCAGAGAATACACACAGGAGGAAAACCCTATGAATGTCATGAATGTGGGAAAAACTTCTATAAGAATTCAGACCTCATTAAACATCAAAGAATTCATACAGGGGAGAAACCTTATGGATGTCATATGTGTGGGAAATCCTTCAGTGAAAAGTCAACCCTTACTCAACATCAGAGAacacacacaggggagaaacCATATGAATGTCATGAATGTGGTAAAACCTTCTCATTTAAGTCAGTCCTTACTGTGCatcagaaaacacacacaggggagaagccctatgaatgctatgaatgtgggaaagcctttctCAGAAAATCAGACCTCATTAAACATCAAAGAATTCACACAGGAGAAAAACCTTATGAATGCAATGAGTGTGGGAAATCATTCTCTGAGAAGTCAACTCTTACTAAACATCTAAGAACTCACACAGGtgagaaaccttatgaatgtatTCAGTGTGGAAAATTTTTCTGCTACTACTCTGGTTTCACAGAACATCTTAGAAGACACACAGGGGAGAAACCTTTTGgatgtaatgaatgtgggaaaaccTTTCGTCAGAAGTCAGCCCTAATTGTTCACCAGAGAACTCATGTAAGACAGAAACCCTATGGatgtaaagaatgtggaaaatCATTCTGTGTGAAGTCAAAACTCATTGCACATCATAGAacacacacaggggagaaaccctatgaatgtaatgtTTGTGGAAAATCATTCTATGTTAAGTCAAAACTCACTGTACATCACAGAACACACTTGGGGAGAAACCCTATCAATGTAGTTAAGTGA
- the ZNF37A gene encoding zinc finger protein 37A isoform X5, whose product MIFPYFSTTPSQFSLLFQHQWKMITAQGPVSFRDVTVGFTQEEWQHLDPAQRTLYRDVMMENYSHLVSVGYCIPKPEVILKLEKGEEPWILEEKFPSQSHLGELVCARWNLKEGRSQRN is encoded by the exons ATgatctttccttatttctcaaCTACGCCCTCACAGTTTTCTCTGCTCTTCCAACACCAGTGGAAGATGATCACAGCCCAg GGACCAGTGTCATTTAGGGATGTGACTGTGGGCTTTACTCAAGAGGAGTGGCAGCATCTGGACCCTGCTCAGAGGACCCTGTACAGAGATGTGATGATGGAGAACTACAGCCACCTTGTCTCAGTAG GGTATTGCATCCCTAAACCGGAAGTAATCCTCAAGTTGGAGAAAGGCGAGGAGCCATGGATATTAGAGGAAAAATTTCCAAGCCAAAGTCATCTGGGTGAGTTAGTATGTGCCAGATGGAATTTAAAGGAAGGTAGATCACAAAGG AATTAA
- the ZNF37A gene encoding zinc finger protein 37A isoform X3, whose amino-acid sequence MMENYSHLVSVGYCIPKPEVILKLEKGEEPWILEEKFPSQSHLELINASRNYSRMKVDEFNKGRKCFCDEKHKIVHSEEEPYEYNKNRNGFWLNEDLIWHQKIKNWEQPFEYDECGKAFSENSLFLVHKRAYTGQKTCKYIEHGKTCDMPFFTTHQQTHPRENHYECNECGESICEESILLEHQSVYPFSQKLNLTPIQRTHSTDNIIEYNECGTFLSEKLVLHVQQRTPTGEKPYECHECGKTFTQKSAHTRHQRIHTGGKPYECHECGKNFYKNSDLIKHQRIHTGEKPYGCHMCGKSFSEKSTLTQHQRTHTGEKPYECHECGKTFSFKSVLTVHQKTHTGEKPYECYECGKAFLRKSDLIKHQRIHTGEKPYECNECGKSFSEKSTLTKHLRTHTGEKPYECIQCGKFFCYYSGFTEHLRRHTGEKPFGCNECGKTFRQKSALIVHQRTHVRQKPYGCKECGKSFCVKSKLIAHHRTHTGEKPYECNVCGKSFYVKSKLTVHHRTHLGRNPINVVK is encoded by the exons ATGATGGAGAACTACAGCCACCTTGTCTCAGTAG GGTATTGCATCCCTAAACCGGAAGTAATCCTCAAGTTGGAGAAAGGCGAGGAGCCATGGATATTAGAGGAAAAATTTCCAAGCCAAAGTCATCTGG AATTAATTAATGCCAGTAGAAACTATTCAAGAATGAAGGTTGATGAGTTTAACAAAGGCAGAAAATGTTTCTGTGATGAAAAGCATAAAATAGTTCATTCTGAAGAGGAACcttatgaatataataaaaataggaatgGCTTCTGGCTTAATGAAGACCTCATTTGgcatcagaaaattaaaaattgggaGCAACCCTTTGAATATGatgaatgtgggaaagctttcTCTGAGAATTCACTCTTCCTTGTACACAAGAGAGCCTACACAGGACAGAAAACCTGCAAATATATTGAACATGGAAAAACCTGTGACATGCCATTTTTCACTACTCATCAGCAAACACATCCAAGAGAGAACCActatgaatgtaatgaatgtggagAAAGTATCTGTGAGGAATCCATTCTCCTTGAACATCAGAGTGTTTACCCATTCAGTCAGAAGTTAAACCTCACTCCAATTCAGAGAACCCACTCAACTGACAATATTATTGAATATAATGAATGTGGAacttttttaagtgaaaaattagTCCTTCATGTACAACAGAGAACACCTACAGGAGAAAAACCTTATGAATGTCATGAATGTGGAAAAACCTTCACTCAGAAGTCAGCCCACACAAGACATCAGAGAATACACACAGGAGGAAAACCCTATGAATGTCATGAATGTGGGAAAAACTTCTATAAGAATTCAGACCTCATTAAACATCAAAGAATTCATACAGGGGAGAAACCTTATGGATGTCATATGTGTGGGAAATCCTTCAGTGAAAAGTCAACCCTTACTCAACATCAGAGAacacacacaggggagaaacCATATGAATGTCATGAATGTGGTAAAACCTTCTCATTTAAGTCAGTCCTTACTGTGCatcagaaaacacacacaggggagaagccctatgaatgctatgaatgtgggaaagcctttctCAGAAAATCAGACCTCATTAAACATCAAAGAATTCACACAGGAGAAAAACCTTATGAATGCAATGAGTGTGGGAAATCATTCTCTGAGAAGTCAACTCTTACTAAACATCTAAGAACTCACACAGGtgagaaaccttatgaatgtatTCAGTGTGGAAAATTTTTCTGCTACTACTCTGGTTTCACAGAACATCTTAGAAGACACACAGGGGAGAAACCTTTTGgatgtaatgaatgtgggaaaaccTTTCGTCAGAAGTCAGCCCTAATTGTTCACCAGAGAACTCATGTAAGACAGAAACCCTATGGatgtaaagaatgtggaaaatCATTCTGTGTGAAGTCAAAACTCATTGCACATCATAGAacacacacaggggagaaaccctatgaatgtaatgtTTGTGGAAAATCATTCTATGTTAAGTCAAAACTCACTGTACATCACAGAACACACTTGGGGAGAAACCCTATCAATGTAGTTAAGTGA
- the ZNF37A gene encoding zinc finger protein 37A isoform X1 translates to MIFPYFSTTPSQFSLLFQHQWKMITAQGPVSFRDVTVGFTQEEWQHLDPAQRTLYRDVMMENYSHLVSVGYCIPKPEVILKLEKGEEPWILEEKFPSQSHLELINASRNYSRMKVDEFNKGRKCFCDEKHKIVHSEEEPYEYNKNRNGFWLNEDLIWHQKIKNWEQPFEYDECGKAFSENSLFLVHKRAYTGQKTCKYIEHGKTCDMPFFTTHQQTHPRENHYECNECGESICEESILLEHQSVYPFSQKLNLTPIQRTHSTDNIIEYNECGTFLSEKLVLHVQQRTPTGEKPYECHECGKTFTQKSAHTRHQRIHTGGKPYECHECGKNFYKNSDLIKHQRIHTGEKPYGCHMCGKSFSEKSTLTQHQRTHTGEKPYECHECGKTFSFKSVLTVHQKTHTGEKPYECYECGKAFLRKSDLIKHQRIHTGEKPYECNECGKSFSEKSTLTKHLRTHTGEKPYECIQCGKFFCYYSGFTEHLRRHTGEKPFGCNECGKTFRQKSALIVHQRTHVRQKPYGCKECGKSFCVKSKLIAHHRTHTGEKPYECNVCGKSFYVKSKLTVHHRTHLGRNPINVVK, encoded by the exons ATgatctttccttatttctcaaCTACGCCCTCACAGTTTTCTCTGCTCTTCCAACACCAGTGGAAGATGATCACAGCCCAg GGACCAGTGTCATTTAGGGATGTGACTGTGGGCTTTACTCAAGAGGAGTGGCAGCATCTGGACCCTGCTCAGAGGACCCTGTACAGAGATGTGATGATGGAGAACTACAGCCACCTTGTCTCAGTAG GGTATTGCATCCCTAAACCGGAAGTAATCCTCAAGTTGGAGAAAGGCGAGGAGCCATGGATATTAGAGGAAAAATTTCCAAGCCAAAGTCATCTGG AATTAATTAATGCCAGTAGAAACTATTCAAGAATGAAGGTTGATGAGTTTAACAAAGGCAGAAAATGTTTCTGTGATGAAAAGCATAAAATAGTTCATTCTGAAGAGGAACcttatgaatataataaaaataggaatgGCTTCTGGCTTAATGAAGACCTCATTTGgcatcagaaaattaaaaattgggaGCAACCCTTTGAATATGatgaatgtgggaaagctttcTCTGAGAATTCACTCTTCCTTGTACACAAGAGAGCCTACACAGGACAGAAAACCTGCAAATATATTGAACATGGAAAAACCTGTGACATGCCATTTTTCACTACTCATCAGCAAACACATCCAAGAGAGAACCActatgaatgtaatgaatgtggagAAAGTATCTGTGAGGAATCCATTCTCCTTGAACATCAGAGTGTTTACCCATTCAGTCAGAAGTTAAACCTCACTCCAATTCAGAGAACCCACTCAACTGACAATATTATTGAATATAATGAATGTGGAacttttttaagtgaaaaattagTCCTTCATGTACAACAGAGAACACCTACAGGAGAAAAACCTTATGAATGTCATGAATGTGGAAAAACCTTCACTCAGAAGTCAGCCCACACAAGACATCAGAGAATACACACAGGAGGAAAACCCTATGAATGTCATGAATGTGGGAAAAACTTCTATAAGAATTCAGACCTCATTAAACATCAAAGAATTCATACAGGGGAGAAACCTTATGGATGTCATATGTGTGGGAAATCCTTCAGTGAAAAGTCAACCCTTACTCAACATCAGAGAacacacacaggggagaaacCATATGAATGTCATGAATGTGGTAAAACCTTCTCATTTAAGTCAGTCCTTACTGTGCatcagaaaacacacacaggggagaagccctatgaatgctatgaatgtgggaaagcctttctCAGAAAATCAGACCTCATTAAACATCAAAGAATTCACACAGGAGAAAAACCTTATGAATGCAATGAGTGTGGGAAATCATTCTCTGAGAAGTCAACTCTTACTAAACATCTAAGAACTCACACAGGtgagaaaccttatgaatgtatTCAGTGTGGAAAATTTTTCTGCTACTACTCTGGTTTCACAGAACATCTTAGAAGACACACAGGGGAGAAACCTTTTGgatgtaatgaatgtgggaaaaccTTTCGTCAGAAGTCAGCCCTAATTGTTCACCAGAGAACTCATGTAAGACAGAAACCCTATGGatgtaaagaatgtggaaaatCATTCTGTGTGAAGTCAAAACTCATTGCACATCATAGAacacacacaggggagaaaccctatgaatgtaatgtTTGTGGAAAATCATTCTATGTTAAGTCAAAACTCACTGTACATCACAGAACACACTTGGGGAGAAACCCTATCAATGTAGTTAAGTGA